The Geodermatophilaceae bacterium NBWT11 genome has a segment encoding these proteins:
- the thiM gene encoding hydroxyethylthiazole kinase yields the protein MDAALLGAARGSLTDTAPLVHCLTNTVVQTITANALLAVGAAPAMVDAPEEADAFARVASAVLVNVGTVNARTAEAMRLAARAAGEAGTPWVLDPVAVGGLPFRTRLAAELVDLCPDVVRGNASEVLALAGAGAGGRGVDSTHSTDDALEAAGDLARRTGGVVAVSGEVDVLTDGTTTVRVGGGHVLLTRTTGAGCALGALTAAYVAATGSSLTGAVAAHAHVAVAAGRAAAGTPGPGSFAVRWIDELAAVTPGDLAAVVLR from the coding sequence ATGGACGCCGCACTCCTGGGGGCTGCCCGCGGCAGCCTCACCGACACCGCACCCCTGGTGCACTGCCTGACCAACACCGTGGTGCAGACGATCACCGCGAACGCCCTCCTCGCCGTCGGCGCCGCCCCGGCGATGGTCGACGCGCCCGAGGAGGCCGACGCCTTCGCCCGGGTCGCCTCGGCGGTGCTGGTCAACGTGGGCACGGTCAACGCCCGGACGGCGGAGGCGATGCGGCTGGCGGCCCGGGCCGCCGGGGAGGCCGGCACGCCCTGGGTGCTCGACCCGGTGGCCGTGGGCGGGCTGCCCTTCCGCACCCGGCTCGCCGCCGAGCTCGTCGACCTGTGCCCCGACGTCGTGCGGGGCAACGCCTCGGAGGTGCTCGCCCTGGCCGGTGCCGGGGCCGGTGGCCGCGGGGTGGACAGCACGCACAGCACCGACGACGCGCTGGAGGCCGCCGGCGACCTGGCCCGGCGCACCGGTGGGGTGGTCGCGGTCAGCGGCGAGGTGGACGTGCTCACCGACGGGACGACGACGGTGCGGGTGGGCGGGGGCCACGTGCTGCTGACCCGCACCACCGGCGCCGGTTGCGCCCTGGGTGCGCTGACCGCGGCGTACGTGGCGGCGACGGGGTCGAGCCTCACCGGCGCGGTCGCGGCGCACGCGCACGTCGCCGTCGCCGCCGGGCGGGCCGCGGCGGGGACCCCGGGCCCGGGGAGCTTCGCCGTCCGCTGGATCGACGAGCTGGCCGCGGTGACCCCGGGCGACCTGGCCGCGGTCGTCCTCCGGTGA
- the thiE gene encoding thiamine phosphate synthase codes for MRFDPTLYLVTDTALCLPRSVPEVVGAAVAGGATAVQVRDKTATRRELLALTRAVLAVLADRPDVAVVVDDAVDVALLAGAHGVHLGQDDLPVTEVHALAPHLHLGLSVGSSAQLDAALALPAGTVDLVGLSPLWSTPTKPDAGAALGLAGVRELAGRARAAGLTAVAIGGIHRDRVAEVAATGVDGVCVVSDVCAAPDPRAAAAALRDALAGVPA; via the coding sequence GTGAGGTTCGACCCCACGCTCTACCTGGTCACCGACACCGCGCTGTGTCTGCCCCGCAGCGTGCCCGAGGTGGTCGGGGCCGCGGTCGCCGGCGGCGCGACCGCCGTCCAGGTGAGGGACAAGACAGCGACCCGCCGGGAGCTGCTCGCCCTCACCCGGGCCGTGCTGGCGGTGCTGGCCGACCGGCCCGACGTCGCGGTGGTGGTCGACGACGCGGTCGACGTGGCGCTGCTGGCCGGTGCACACGGGGTGCACCTGGGCCAGGACGACCTGCCGGTCACCGAGGTGCACGCACTGGCCCCGCACCTGCACCTGGGGCTGTCGGTCGGCTCCTCCGCCCAGCTCGACGCCGCCCTCGCGCTGCCCGCCGGGACGGTCGACCTGGTGGGGTTGTCCCCGCTGTGGTCCACGCCCACCAAGCCCGACGCCGGGGCCGCGCTGGGCCTGGCCGGGGTCCGCGAGCTGGCCGGCCGGGCGCGGGCCGCCGGGTTGACCGCGGTGGCCATCGGCGGCATCCACCGCGACCGGGTCGCCGAGGTCGCCGCGACCGGGGTGGACGGCGTCTGCGTGGTCTCCGACGTCTGCGCCGCCCCCGACCCGCGGGCTGCCGCGGCAGCGCTGCGCGACGCCCTCGCCGGGGTGCCGGCGTGA
- the thiD gene encoding bifunctional hydroxymethylpyrimidine kinase/phosphomethylpyrimidine kinase, giving the protein MSARVALSIAGSDPGGGAGVQADLKTFSALGVFGTAVLTALTAQNTRGVTGVHPVPAAFVGHQLRTLLDDVTVHAVKTGMLGSAAVVHEVVAVLTDRPAGPLVVDPVMVATSGDQLIDDDAVDAVRTALLPVTDLLTPNVPEAARLLRSTPATGVDGLREQALALLELGPGAVLVKGGHLAAALGESVDVLAVAGAGGPTVHLSRRPLVPTANTHGTGCTLSAALAAGAARAGAAPDWPALVEDARDLLQAALLGADTLGVGSGNGPVHHLARTWGEA; this is encoded by the coding sequence GTGAGCGCGCGGGTGGCGCTCAGCATCGCCGGCTCGGACCCCGGCGGCGGCGCCGGCGTGCAGGCCGACCTGAAGACCTTCTCCGCGCTGGGGGTGTTCGGCACCGCGGTGCTCACCGCGCTGACCGCGCAGAACACCCGCGGGGTGACCGGGGTGCACCCGGTGCCGGCGGCCTTCGTCGGTCACCAGCTGCGCACCCTGCTCGACGACGTGACCGTGCACGCGGTCAAGACCGGGATGCTCGGCTCGGCGGCGGTGGTGCACGAGGTCGTCGCCGTGCTGACCGACCGCCCGGCCGGCCCGCTGGTCGTCGACCCGGTGATGGTGGCGACCAGCGGTGACCAGCTGATCGACGACGACGCGGTGGACGCCGTCCGCACCGCCCTGCTGCCGGTGACCGACCTGCTCACCCCCAACGTGCCCGAGGCCGCCCGGCTGCTGCGCAGCACCCCGGCGACCGGCGTCGACGGGCTGCGGGAGCAGGCGCTCGCCCTGCTCGAGCTCGGCCCGGGTGCGGTGCTGGTGAAGGGCGGTCACCTGGCCGCCGCCCTGGGCGAGAGCGTCGACGTGCTGGCCGTGGCCGGTGCGGGCGGCCCGACGGTGCACCTCAGCCGACGTCCCCTGGTGCCGACGGCGAACACCCACGGCACCGGCTGCACGCTGTCGGCGGCTCTGGCCGCCGGGGCCGCCCGCGCCGGGGCGGCTCCGGACTGGCCTGCCCTCGTCGAGGACGCCCGCGACCTGCTGCAGGCCGCCCTGCTCGGAGCGGACACGTTGGGGGTCGGCTCCGGGAACGGTCCGGTGCACCACCTGGCCCGCACGTGGGGGGAGGCATGA
- a CDS encoding TenA family transcriptional regulator has protein sequence MSFTADAWAATAGVRAQIEALPFLAELADGTLDPASFRHYLEQDALYLAGYARALALLAARAPDTAATAFWAEASHGAGAVETTLHADLLQLSGGVDPAVEPSPTCLGYVSWLVATAATAPHPVGCAAVLPCFWVYADTGVRLAATARSTPDHPYARWVTTYDDPAFQESTRRARELTDAAAAPEHTAAMHRAFAVATRYERDFWRAAYERETWAG, from the coding sequence ATGAGCTTCACGGCCGACGCCTGGGCCGCCACCGCCGGGGTGCGCGCCCAGATCGAGGCGCTGCCCTTCCTCGCCGAACTGGCCGACGGCACCCTGGACCCGGCGTCCTTCCGGCACTACCTGGAGCAGGACGCGCTGTACCTGGCCGGCTACGCCCGGGCGCTGGCCCTGCTGGCCGCCCGGGCCCCGGACACCGCGGCGACCGCGTTCTGGGCCGAGGCCTCGCACGGGGCCGGTGCGGTGGAGACGACGCTGCACGCGGACCTGCTGCAGCTCTCCGGCGGGGTCGACCCGGCCGTCGAGCCGTCACCGACCTGCCTGGGGTACGTCTCCTGGCTGGTGGCCACCGCCGCGACCGCCCCCCACCCGGTGGGCTGCGCCGCCGTGCTGCCCTGCTTCTGGGTGTACGCCGACACCGGCGTCCGGCTGGCCGCGACCGCCCGGTCCACGCCCGACCACCCCTACGCCCGGTGGGTCACCACCTACGACGACCCGGCGTTCCAGGAGTCCACCCGGCGGGCCCGCGAGCTGACCGATGCCGCGGCCGCCCCGGAGCACACCGCCGCCATGCACCGGGCCTTCGCCGTCGCGACCCGTTACGAGCGGGACTTCTGGCGGGCCGCGTACGAACGGGAGACCTGGGCCGGCTGA
- a CDS encoding DNA polymerase IV, producing MLGSVTGPSSAAPVEDDGPVRREASILHLDLDAFFAAVEQRDKPSLRGKPVVVGGTGGRGVVATASYEARAYGARSAMSAGEARRRCPPGTAFLGGRFAAYSTTSRVVMEELRELSPLVEQVSVDEAYVDLAAGGHDLTTDGLTALAAALKVRIHEATGGVRGSVGIASSKTLAKIASELDKPDGLRVIPAGTELEVLHPLPVRSLPGVGPATGDRLSSVGVRTVADLHQRSLTDLVSLVGQAHGSGLYRLARAEDDRPVVPDREAKSVSAERTYATDLTDLGRLESEIRWLADRVVTRLQADGTAGRTVTLKFRRYDFTTLTRSQTLPQPVDDARTIAEVARRLLAGIDRTGGVRLLGVGVSGLATYVQGDLFAPAEEPVSAAVESAEEDRAPDALAPDDPAPGPAQRVWHPGQDVEHAELGRGWVWGSGLNRVTCRFEGPTTGPGKVRTFAGDDPDLQPADPPDWR from the coding sequence ATGCTCGGTTCGGTCACGGGCCCATCATCGGCTGCGCCGGTGGAGGACGATGGACCGGTGCGGCGAGAGGCGAGCATCCTGCACCTGGACCTGGATGCCTTCTTCGCTGCCGTCGAGCAGCGCGACAAGCCCAGCCTGCGGGGCAAGCCCGTGGTCGTCGGCGGCACCGGGGGCCGCGGCGTCGTCGCCACCGCCTCCTACGAGGCGCGCGCCTACGGGGCGCGCAGCGCGATGTCCGCCGGGGAGGCGCGCCGCCGCTGTCCGCCCGGGACCGCGTTCCTGGGCGGCCGCTTCGCCGCCTACTCCACGACCTCGCGGGTGGTGATGGAGGAGCTGCGCGAGCTGTCGCCCCTGGTGGAGCAGGTGAGCGTCGACGAGGCCTACGTCGACCTCGCCGCCGGCGGCCACGACCTCACCACCGACGGGCTCACGGCGTTGGCGGCAGCCCTCAAGGTGCGCATCCACGAGGCCACCGGCGGGGTGCGCGGCTCGGTGGGCATCGCGTCGTCCAAGACGCTGGCCAAGATCGCCAGCGAGCTCGACAAGCCCGACGGGCTGCGGGTGATCCCGGCCGGCACCGAGCTCGAGGTGCTGCACCCGTTGCCGGTCCGCTCGCTGCCCGGCGTCGGCCCGGCCACCGGGGACCGGTTGTCCTCGGTCGGCGTCCGGACGGTGGCCGACCTGCACCAGCGCTCGCTCACCGACCTGGTCTCCCTGGTCGGTCAGGCGCACGGTTCGGGGCTCTACCGCCTGGCCCGCGCCGAGGACGACCGGCCGGTCGTGCCCGACCGCGAGGCCAAGAGCGTGTCGGCCGAGCGCACCTACGCGACCGACCTGACCGACCTGGGCCGGCTCGAGTCCGAGATCCGCTGGCTGGCCGACCGGGTGGTCACCCGGCTGCAGGCGGACGGGACGGCGGGCCGCACCGTCACGCTGAAGTTCCGCAGGTACGACTTCACCACCCTCACCCGGTCGCAGACGTTGCCCCAACCGGTGGACGACGCCCGCACGATCGCCGAGGTCGCCCGGCGGTTGCTGGCCGGCATCGACCGCACCGGCGGGGTGCGCCTGCTCGGGGTCGGCGTCTCGGGCCTGGCCACCTACGTGCAGGGCGACCTGTTCGCCCCCGCCGAGGAGCCGGTGTCCGCCGCCGTCGAGTCGGCCGAGGAGGACCGCGCCCCCGACGCCCTGGCCCCCGACGACCCCGCCCCCGGTCCGGCCCAGCGGGTCTGGCACCCCGGCCAGGACGTCGAGCACGCCGAGCTCGGCCGCGGCTGGGTGTGGGGCAGCGGGCTGAACCGGGTCACCTGCCGGTTCGAGGGGCCGACGACGGGGCCCGGCAAGGTGCGCACCTTCGCGGGGGACGACCCCGACCTGCAGCCGGCCGATCCGCCCGACTGGCGCTGA
- a CDS encoding class I SAM-dependent methyltransferase gives MTEPSIWAQQAAADPEHSANYVARFRGLAADGFDLDGEARFVDAMLPRGSRVLDAGCGPGRVGAALAAVGHEVVGVDADPVLVEAARADHPGPTWLVGDLALLDVPGRFDAVVCAGNVMAFLAPSTRRRVLAGFRSHVVPGGRAAIGFGADRGYPFAEFLDDARAVGWTVDLQLATWDLRPATAESDFLVAVLS, from the coding sequence GTGACCGAACCGAGCATCTGGGCCCAGCAGGCCGCCGCCGACCCCGAGCACTCCGCGAACTACGTCGCGCGCTTCCGCGGGCTGGCCGCCGACGGGTTCGACCTGGACGGCGAGGCCCGGTTCGTCGACGCGATGCTGCCCCGCGGCTCCCGGGTGCTCGACGCCGGCTGCGGCCCCGGCCGGGTGGGCGCCGCGCTGGCCGCGGTCGGGCACGAGGTGGTGGGCGTGGACGCCGACCCGGTGCTCGTCGAGGCGGCCCGGGCCGACCACCCGGGTCCGACCTGGCTGGTCGGCGACCTGGCCCTGCTGGACGTGCCCGGCCGGTTCGACGCCGTGGTGTGCGCGGGCAACGTGATGGCGTTCCTGGCGCCGTCCACCCGTCGCCGGGTGCTGGCCGGCTTCCGGTCCCACGTCGTGCCCGGTGGCCGCGCGGCGATCGGCTTCGGTGCCGACCGCGGCTACCCGTTCGCCGAGTTCCTCGACGACGCCCGCGCCGTCGGCTGGACCGTCGACCTGCAGCTGGCCACCTGGGACCTGCGACCGGCCACCGCGGAGTCGGACTTCCTGGTCGCCGTCCTCTCCTAG